In Drosophila busckii strain San Diego stock center, stock number 13000-0081.31 chromosome 3R, ASM1175060v1, whole genome shotgun sequence, the sequence GCGGCACAAACGCTCTACAGACAACAACCGAACATAATTTTAACTAGAAATTATGCCGCAGATGCTAAAGATAACAGGAATAATGAAAAAACGAGACAAAGTAGCACCGGCTCATCCAAAAGTCTACCTGCAGCACGTAATCCCTTTGCCATAGCACAAGAGAAGACCAAGAACACGTACCTGACCATGGTGGAGATATTTATGGAGCGCGATATCCATCGGCGCAATCATGTGGAGTTCATCTATGCGGCACTCAAGCACATGGCCGACTTTGGCGTGGAGCACGACTTGGAAGTGTACAAAGCGCTTATCAATGTAATGCCCAAGGGTAAATTCATACCCAAGAATATATTCCAGGCAGAGTTTATGCACTatcccaagcagcagcagtgcatcATAGATTTGCTGGAACAAATGGAGGATAATGGCGTTATGCCAGACTATGAAATGGAGGCAATGCTGCTGAATGTGTTTGGACAGCGCGGACATCCGCTGCGAAAGTATTGGCGCATGATGTACTGGATGCCAAAGTTTAAAAACCTATCGCCTTGGCCGCTGCCTGATCCAGTACCAGATGATACGCTGGAAATTGCCAAGCTGGCAGTGGAACGCATGTGCACAGTGGATCTGCGCTCCAAGATTGATGTGCTTGAAACGTCGGAGCTAAAGGATGCGCTGGATGATACGTGGATAGTCAGTGGCATGAgcccagagcagagcaaattGCTCAGGGAGCACTCGAAACAgaaagctttatatatagaagGTCCATTTAATATGTGGATACGTAATCGGAGGATCAACTACTTTACGCTGCGCGCTGATGCGGACGTAGATTTCCTGGCGCAACTGGACGAACGCCAGCTGGACGAGGATGATGTGACAAAGATTGACGTGCCGTTCTTTGGACGCGCGCCACCACGACGACACAATCAGCTGGGCAAGCTACGCTCAGTGCATCAGCAGGATGATGGCACCATTATGGCCATCTGTGCCACAGGCACGTCGACAAAGGATTCACTGTTGTCCTGGATACGTTTGCTAGAGCGTGGAAATCCTGTGCTGGGCGAAATTCCTGTGCTGTTTAGATTTTTGTCCGCTGTGCCCGCCAAGGCGGAGGAGATTGAGGCGCCCAGCAGCGTGCCAGCGAAGGCGAGTGATATCAATAGCTCTAGTAATtgatttacaataaattatttgttgagACATAAGTAAGCGAGAAAGTTGTATGGACTTTAGTTACTTTTATTAAGTACGCGTGagttaa encodes:
- the LOC108604482 gene encoding evolutionarily conserved signaling intermediate in Toll pathway, mitochondrial, with the translated sequence MIRKLPCILRFHGAAAQTLYRQQPNIILTRNYAADAKDNRNNEKTRQSSTGSSKSLPAARNPFAIAQEKTKNTYLTMVEIFMERDIHRRNHVEFIYAALKHMADFGVEHDLEVYKALINVMPKGKFIPKNIFQAEFMHYPKQQQCIIDLLEQMEDNGVMPDYEMEAMLLNVFGQRGHPLRKYWRMMYWMPKFKNLSPWPLPDPVPDDTLEIAKLAVERMCTVDLRSKIDVLETSELKDALDDTWIVSGMSPEQSKLLREHSKQKALYIEGPFNMWIRNRRINYFTLRADADVDFLAQLDERQLDEDDVTKIDVPFFGRAPPRRHNQLGKLRSVHQQDDGTIMAICATGTSTKDSLLSWIRLLERGNPVLGEIPVLFRFLSAVPAKAEEIEAPSSVPAKASDINSSSN